Proteins encoded in a region of the Candidatus Nanosynbacter sp. HMT-352 genome:
- the pyk gene encoding pyruvate kinase, whose protein sequence is MSNNIFKRTKILATIGPATFSQEKVYQLLEAGVNGIRMNFSHGANEERVEQINWVRTASEQLGKPVAILQDLQGPKIRLGVLKDNMLNVKAGDMLVLDSEIAEHDGSFNLPVQYNLAEKMKVGEPLYIFDGKIKTIVREIASPTAIRIEVQNDGFLMSRKGLNLPDTDFGGDILTQKDIADLEWGANQDLDYVALSFVQKADDINDLRRRMVELGSTADIIAKIETKSAIDPENLEEIVKASDGVMVARGDLAVEAGAEIVPVMQRRIIALCRKYCKLVIVATQMMGSMVDNPEPSRAEVSDVANAVIQGADVVMLSDETANGKYPIETVRAMRKTISYTQEHSEVMLVEKTEMREKTDAILSYTAAQLARRIKARAIIAETHTGATAVNVGAYRPNLPIVCVTENVKTAQKLALNYASRPYVRPNDSGAAAKLAEELKQEGYFGEDPVTVVLVSGHHPEPGRTDNIQIKTLS, encoded by the coding sequence ATGAGCAATAATATATTTAAACGAACAAAAATATTAGCAACAATTGGGCCAGCAACGTTCAGCCAGGAAAAGGTCTACCAATTGTTGGAGGCTGGTGTTAACGGCATCCGTATGAATTTTAGCCATGGCGCCAATGAAGAGAGAGTTGAACAGATCAATTGGGTGCGTACGGCTAGTGAGCAATTAGGGAAGCCTGTGGCGATTTTACAGGATTTGCAGGGTCCAAAGATTCGCCTAGGTGTTCTAAAAGATAACATGTTGAATGTTAAGGCTGGTGATATGTTAGTTTTGGACTCAGAAATTGCTGAGCATGACGGTAGTTTTAATTTGCCTGTTCAATATAATCTGGCGGAGAAAATGAAAGTTGGCGAGCCACTTTACATATTTGATGGAAAGATTAAGACGATTGTACGAGAAATAGCTAGCCCAACTGCAATTCGCATAGAAGTTCAGAACGACGGCTTCTTAATGAGTCGCAAGGGGTTGAACCTGCCTGATACAGACTTTGGTGGAGATATTCTTACTCAAAAAGACATTGCGGATTTGGAGTGGGGTGCAAATCAGGATCTTGATTATGTTGCGCTAAGTTTTGTGCAAAAAGCTGACGATATTAACGACCTAAGGCGCCGTATGGTGGAGCTGGGTTCGACGGCTGACATTATTGCTAAGATTGAAACAAAATCTGCTATTGATCCAGAAAACCTGGAAGAGATTGTTAAGGCTAGTGATGGCGTTATGGTTGCTCGCGGCGACTTGGCTGTGGAAGCTGGCGCGGAAATTGTCCCAGTTATGCAGCGTAGAATTATCGCCTTGTGTCGCAAGTACTGTAAGCTGGTGATTGTTGCCACTCAGATGATGGGTAGTATGGTTGACAACCCAGAGCCTAGTCGTGCTGAAGTAAGCGACGTCGCTAACGCTGTGATTCAGGGTGCTGATGTGGTTATGTTATCTGATGAGACCGCCAACGGTAAATATCCTATTGAGACTGTTCGGGCAATGCGCAAGACAATCTCTTACACTCAAGAGCATAGCGAAGTCATGCTGGTTGAGAAGACTGAAATGCGTGAAAAAACTGATGCAATTTTGAGCTATACTGCTGCGCAATTAGCGCGAAGAATTAAGGCTAGGGCAATTATTGCAGAAACTCACACCGGTGCTACCGCGGTAAATGTTGGTGCATATCGTCCGAACTTACCAATTGTTTGCGTAACAGAAAACGTGAAGACTGCGCAAAAATTAGCGTTAAACTACGCTTCTCGTCCGTATGTTCGGCCAAATGATTCGGGCGCCGCAGCTAAGCTTGCTGAAGAATTGAAGCAAGAGGGTTACTTTGGTGAAGATCCAGTTACTGTTGTATTGGTGAGTGGTCATCATCCAGAACCGGGAAGAACTGACAACATTCAAATTAAGACGTTGTCGTAA